The Canis lupus familiaris isolate Mischka breed German Shepherd chromosome 5, alternate assembly UU_Cfam_GSD_1.0, whole genome shotgun sequence region CTgcggaggaggggtggggagggtgggaggaggaggggaccaGAAGGAAGGAGACCCAGGAAGGGCTGGCGACCCCTGGCCTGGGCTGGTGGCAGGAAGGCAGCTTGTCTGGGCAGCCCCCACCAAGGCTAGGGGCTCCCGTCCcgccctgggccccagggccttCATCCCCCCCGACGACACCCACTGAGCTCAGGCTCCGCCAGCAGGCACAGCATACCAGCCAGCACACAGAACCAGGCCCAAGTGAGGActcgcagcccccagcccctgccagggcCAGCATCTCTAGTCTGCACCCACCACCACACTGGACCCCTCTGCCCAGCACAACCGAGCCACTAAGGGCCCCTGCACAACCCCGCTTCTTCTGGGCCCTCATTCTCCATGTACAGGGCAGGGCAAACCCCTCGGGAGGAGCAGGTGGCTGCTCCTGCCATCCCCTCCCCACACATAAAAGGCTGCACAGAGCACACGGGTAAACCAAGGCAGCACACTGGGTTAGGAGACAGGCCCCTCACCATGTGGACCCTCTACTGGGCATCAGCTCACTGGTCCCAGACTCCAGAGCACGGTCGCCGGCCCAAGCGTCTGAAACTAGCTCAGACCGAGGCAGTGGTCAAGGACTGGGATGGCAGGAGGCCCACATGGTGAGGCCCTGCGTGTGGGAGCTTGTGCAGGGGTGTAGTGGTGCATGTGCGCTGCTGAGGTGCCTGAGCACAGCAGGTGTTAggaactgaattgtgtcctcaGAGTCACATGTTGAAGGCCTGACCCCCCAGTGTGGCTGTTTGGAGATGGTGCCTCTAGAGTGGGGGTGATGTTCAGATGGGGTCAGCAGGGTGGGCCCTGATCCCATAGGGCTCATCCTTCTGGGAGACCTCAGGAGAGCCCACAGAGGAGGCACATGAGGACAAGGAGGCAGCGTCTCCACCAAGCAGAGGCCCCAGGAGAAGGCAGTCCTGCCCACACTTGATCTCAGATTCCAGCCCCCAGGACTGAGAGACAGTCATCCATGGTACTCATCAGGATGGCCCAACAGACAGCACCTGCCCTGCATCCTGGGGACAAAATATGCCTGGGAGCAAGCATGAACCTGTATCTGTAAGGGTAGGGGGGTCCATCTGCACTCCCCTAGCTCCCTGGCCAGGCGGGGCCAGCAGGATGACTGTGTCCCCTCTGGTGGCCAAGCCTGCCCCACTCTAAacccaccctgggctgagggtgtcTCTACAGCACCCACAGGGCAGCAAAGACTGGGACGACCCACTGGATGGTCCCACGGAGCCCTTGGCATCCTCGGACACGGACCTGGCAGTtccagggcaggtggggaggccaTGCGCAGGACCACTGTGGTGTGTAAAAGGGGaagaacacatacacacacacacacacacacatgtgcacacacaggcacatacatGTGCACGCGTCCTCTCTTACACGCACTCTCTCCGATATCACTGggtgctctgggggcaggggaggctaCACAGTGTCACTTTTGTTACCTTCCAAATCATAATCTTGAGATGAAATTAAGCATTCAAcagttaatttaaaaagtgtgagGCAGAGGGCCTCCTCGGGGAGGGCAGCCTCCCGTGGGCAGAGGTAGAGGCTGGAAATCCCCTTCCCCGAGGACAGGTGAGAAAGCTCCGTCCCAGCCCACCTGGGGAATTCCTCCCGGGCTGTGCTGGCAAGGCCGCCACACAGGCCATGGCCCAACAGCCACCTGCCCACTGGAGAGCGGCTCCTTGGAGCCAGGGGAGGCTGAGATatcccaggcaccccaactagggggcagagagagaggcaggctccaccaGCGGCCAAAGGGCCACACAGGGAGGGGGTCGAGGGTCCAGGGTCAGGCAGCCTGGTGCGTGGGCATGTGCACCCCCCTCCACAGATGCTgagaaacatctatttttttaaactgacaaaCGTGGCCTCTGAGGTTGAGCTAACTTGGGAGTCGGGCAGGCTGTGCTCTGCTCTAGGGTGCCTCTCCTCCTCTGGGGCCACCTGCTGGGTGGTCCCCACTGCCTGAGGCCCTGCACACTGGGCCCACATGACTGGGCATCTGTCCACTGTGACCCACGCAGCACAGATGGCCAACTGCATGTCATGCGCATGCTCACCCTCCACCCTGGGGTCCCAGCTGACCCCCCGGCACAGCCCACACTTCTGCTGAGCATCACACATCTGCTTGCTGCTGGCTCAGCCATGTGGGCCTGGCTGCGGGGACCCCTTCCCACCACGTACTCTCGTCCTCTCTGAAGTCTTTCCTCTTGTTTGCCTGGAAACCAGCACAGGTGTCACTGCGCCTCTGTTCCTCTGCAACGGCCCCACCCCACGCTGCTCGGAAGCAGGTCCCTGTGGCAAGGGCGGGTCACAGGGGCAGCTCAAGGAAGCCCCTCTGCCCACTTGGCTGGAGCCCCCACCCGAACAGGGCCCTCTAAGGCTCAAGCAGACCCACTGTCTGGGTGAGCTATCCACTAAGGTGCCACAAAACCACAGCTCAGGGCTCCTGAGGGGATGACCAacatggaggtggggagggtcgAGGCAGGGACTCAAGGCAGCAGCTGGGAGGCACGTGGGGTCAGAGACCCTCAGTTAAACCCCTCACAGCTCAGTGCCCTCTGTCCCCACATGCCAGACGAACACTGGGCACACTGACCCCCACAAAGGACCTGGGAAAGCAAGCATGAGAAATTCAGGCCTGGCAGGACCCAGGCTCttgggcccccagccccagcgcAGGCTCCGTGAGACTCCGGCCCCCTGACGGCTCTGCTGCATCCCCCACAGCCAACCCAGGACCTCTGTGTtctcccccccagcccctgctctcaGGGTTTGTCCTCAGaccttcctcctctccaccccagCTCCTCCCAGGGGGTCTCACCCAGGTTCCAGGCTCCTGATTTTGAATCCGTAGCCCAGACCCTCAGCATCCTGTGAGAGCTCTTTCCCACGTAACTGTGGGCCTCCCCATCACTAAACACATCCGGGGCCTGGTCCTTCCCGCACCTGCCCTGGCAGGAGCCTGACCAAACCCTCTGTTCTCACCAAACCACCCACCTCAAAAGCAGTAAGTGGAAGCCACCTAGCCACAAacattcaaaatcattttatgggattttttttttcaacaaaaaaatgaagctagGAGAAAAAAGCAACTGTAATTTAAAGTACATTAATGAGATTCTCGTCACAAGCGTTTGTGTTTTCGGAGACTAAACATTGTGGCggcccctccccagcaccccggGAAGGGGCAGGCACCCCCCAGAGGCCGGCCAAGAGCTCTCAGCAGAGCTCATTCTAATACTATGATCACTTCTTGGTCTTCAAGGAAACGGCAGGAACTGCGTTACTCCCCACAGATATGGTGAGGCTGCAGCGCCTTGATGCAGTCAGTTCTCAGAAGTGACCTGCACAGTCCTGTGGGACTCCATGCATGGAGGGTGGCCAGCCCACAACTGCACCTCGGGGATTTGGGCCCGTTCAAGCACATCTTCAGTAAGCCTGGAGCCACAGCTGTCGGGGCCACAGGAAGGGGGGCTTTTAGGAGGCACCAGGGGGCCGAGGTGTgcagggcaggtggcaggtggggtgGGCTCAGAACTCCTCGTGCACATTCCGGGCATAGTCCATCAGTTTGCTGCCTGTGAAGAACTCGCTGTACTTGAGGACCTCCTCAGGCTCTAGGTGGTGGTTCTGGTTCTCATCGGCGATGGCGATCATCTGCTTGGCCTCGTTTAGGGCATTATACTCGTTCATGGGGTCCATGTAGTCCTACAATGGTTCCAAGCACAGGGCCACTGCAGACCCTGGCTGCCACGGCCCTGCCCAGCTGCCCACGCCCCGAGTGTCCTCTTCACTACAGCGGCGCAGGTCCACACTCGGTGACGGGCctgagagcccccaggacagacACCCCGCCCCACTGGATGCTCCCTCAGGGAACCAGCATCAGGGCCTGACCTCTGACCCTAAAACCAGCACAGAGAGCCGCTCCTTATGCAAAACACCCCACTGGCTGACAGTATAGAAGCAGCAAGGACAGATGAGCATGTTCTGGAAGGCAGACACCAGGCTGGAAGTGGCTCAGGGCCAGGCAGCCTTCACCTGTGTGGGCACCCAAGACTTACCACCTCCACCTTTGTCAGGACACCTAACAGAAGGGAAGGGTTAGGGATAGGGAGGAGGGAAGCCCTGCCTTGAGTGGCCACCAGGGACCTGTCCACAGATCTATATGATACCCGGACACAGGCACAGACACGGACTCAACCAGCTGCGCCCGCCAGCTATCAACAGGGATCAGAGAATTCTGGCGTAAAGTGAATGAGTCATCCAGCAACGGGGAAAAACAAGCCCACACAGCACCTACACGACACTGGCGAAAACACTTCAGGGGAAGATGGTAGATTCCAACACCGTCTGTGGCCCCCAGCGCCCCAGCATCCAGCCAGCTGCCCATTGGGGAGCGGCTCCTTCTTGTCAAGAGGGGCCAAGACATCCCAAGCACCTTGACCTGGGGGCAGGTATAGTACCTGACTGGGCTGCCTGCTTTTCTGCTCAAATCTCATCTGAACAACAGAGATGACCACACTGGCAGGTggatcccctcccccacacacagggagcccaccccaggtgcccccacaaccAACACTGCCTTCTCATCACCATAGCCCCTGCCTCGGGCACACCTGGAAGCCTGGGGACTTGGGCCCCACCTTGGGGGCGGGAGATGCCCCCACAAGCGCCTGCGCTCACCTCCAGTTCCGCCATGGTCACGATCCCGTCATGGTTGGCGTCAATCAATTCCTCAAACTCTTTTTTTCGGTCTCTGACCCAACTGTCATCAATGTCCTGGCCCTGCTGATTCTCTACTGTGCCCACGGGCAGAGAGATGAACTCAGGCAGTGAGAGCTGCTTGTCACCGTCCTGGTCTGTGGGATAGGGGAGGGGATGCTTGGACCTCAAGTGGGCATGGGACCACCCAGGCCCATCTAGGGGAAATCAACCAAACAGGTTCACTGCCAAATGTTCCATGTGTTAAATTTTAGCCTAAAGCAAAACACCTGACCCGCTCAGGAGCCTAGCGGAGGCCAGATGGTGCAGGACAAGGCCTGACCATCCCTTACCGCTGTGTAGCCACACAGCCTCCAAACCCCCAGGGCCACCGCTGCCAGGACGACTGGCTGCAGGTGTACCACGGACCCTGCCATCCAGCCCAGCCACCAGCAGGGAGGTACCAACACCCTCAGCCTCACCACCCCCTCAGGATGGGCCACAGGCCAGGCCTCACCCAGGTCCCGGACAATCTCTTTGACCATGAACTTGAGCATGCCACGGCTGTGCTCAGGGTGCAGAAATGACAGGAATTCATCCTCCGTCAGAAGCAGGTCTGAAGGGGGGTTGTCCGCCTGATACCAGCGATCCTTCAGGTTCTCTAGGACTTCCTGTGCTGGGAAAGGCCGACCTGTGAGGACCCAGCACCCAGGACACCTGCACGCACCTGAGCAGCTCTGAGATGTGCTGCCTGGATGGGCAAGGCTGGCCCAGGACACAGTGGTGCATGAGGCCAGGGGCTCAGCACCCCAAGGAGAGCTCAGCCCTCAGGAGGCACACAGTGCAGAGCCCCCCAGACAGACACAAACCCTCCCAAGATGCAGACACAGATCCCACGAGGTACAGATGCAGAGGCTCATGACACAAACCCCCCAAATATGGGTGCcgaccccccaacacacacccccaacacacacaggcacagacgccccccctgcaggccccaccctcagctactgctgctgctgtttgCTCCTCGGGAGAAATGGAAAGCAGGATGTAGGCGGACCCACCCCCGCCACGCACCCACAGGAACAAAGCGCGACCTTATTCCCTTCTATCTCTTTCACGTGCGCGTATACGGTGGGTAGGGCTCTGGAGGAAAACCCAGCTTCCAGGTATGACTCAAGTATCCCCCACAGCCTCTCACCACAGTCCCCCTTCTCCCTCCGTGGGAGGCCTAGAGCCCAGCCTGAAGCTCCACAGGCTCCATAACTGTCCCAGTCTTCCAAGAGAGCGGCGTAGGCCAGGCAAGCAGGAAGAGTTCGGGCATGGAGGCCCTCACTGCCATCACCAAGAGCCAGGCCATGGCTGCATCCCACACAGCACCCGTCATCTCAAGCCCCAGGCACCTTCTATGACAGAAGATCCCGTGGTGACCTACTTTTAATGGCAAATACACCTGAAGAAAGGTGGGAGTGACGACATGTTCTCGCCTGCTCTGCGTTGGGACAAGACGCGTGGGGACGGGTACAGAGTCTGTGAGCAGCTGTAACCCCTCAAGGACCTCACCATGAGGTCACTGGGGATTTAAGGGGTGCTGAACCCAACACCACAGCAGAGGTCAGACACACAAGCAGCAATGCCAGCAgtgccagaggctggagggaggcctGGCACTGACCTGGGCAGGCCCCCATGTGTGGTACCTGGGGACAGCAGCCCCCCAAGCCCACGTGCATGTGCCAAGCATCCCTGAGGAGACACGCTGCCACATGGGAACTCTTGAGCCTACCTCTCAGCCCCCACCTGTGCTCCCTGGCATCCCACACCCTCAACACTGCTCCTCACTTCTGATGTCCCTCACCTGCTCATCCCCTCCAAACTAAAGAAGGGACACGTgctgaaatgaaaacattgatAGGCAGGCTTAGGCAGCAGAGCCCATGTCCCTGAAGGACAGGTCCTGACCCCAGACACACCTGAGGGAAAGGCGTTGCAGATAGACCAGATCCCAAGAGCAGGCGGGACAGGGGGCCGGCTCCCTGCACCCCAGTAGCCACCCAGACGCTGGTGTCAAATCGCCAACACCGGCAGGAGGACAgagccctctcctcccccaggacCCCTAGAGGCCTCTACCCTCTTCAGGGGACAGTGGAACCCCAGGACAAACcatggaaacaaaacagaaacagacatgaaaaagacaaactaccatttcaaaaaaaaataatcgggatccctgggtggcgcagtggtttagcgcctgcctttggcccagggcgcgatcctggagacccgggatcgagtcccacgtcgggctcccggtgcatggagcttgcttctccctctgcctatgtctctgcctctctctctctctctctctctctctgtgaccatcataaataaataaaagttaaaaaaaaataatcacatccAAGGTACatgctttaaaaagaacagaaatgaaattcTGGATGGCGCCCCAGGAATGGGGAAAGGCCAGCCAGTGTCCAAGGGTGTCCAGGAGCCTCCGTGCTGCTCAGGAAAAGGATCTGGTGCTGCTTAACCTGAGGCTCTTCTAAGTTACATATGCACCATGGTCAGATGAAGCAGGAAAAACAAACGTATGAGACACATGGACAGGGTGCCTGTAACAGGCAGCCCCCACGGGACAGCCCAAAAGCTGGGGGCTCAGACACAAACAGAAAAGGGAACTACAGACCAGTGTGTCTCATGCAAACATGCCCCACAAAAGAtcagcaaattaaacccaaaaacATGtaagaagaattatagaccatgaccaaatgggactCATCCGAGGTACACAAGGCCAGTACCATTTCAACATCTGGAAATCAATTACCGTGATCATCACATCAACAGCTGAAGAAGAAAACTTGTATGATCAGATCAACAGACagaaaaaatgacacaaaatccAACAGCCATTCATGATccaaactctcagcaaactaggaacagAGGAGGATTTTCTCCAGCAAAGAACACCTACAGAAAACCTGCAGCTCACACCAGTTTAATGGGGAGAAACTTAACACTTCCTCTGagatcagaaaaaggaaaaggtgcCCCATCATCAATGCTCTCCAGCAtggtcctgaagtcccaggaAATATGgtaagaggaggaggcaggaggtatacagattgggaagaaggaaacaaactGTGTTCGCTGATGTCACTGTCACCTGTAGAGAAATCTGAGAGAACTAACTAAAGTCCTAAAACCACTAAGCAATCATAGCAAGACCGCAGGACAGAGATTAGCACAAAAAGGCCAGTCACTTCCCTGCTTGCCAGCAAGGAAGGCAAAGAATCAGGTGAAGGATGAACAGggaaaatacaaacagaaagaaGGCATGACTGCCACCCAACAGAGGACAGAGGGGTCTGGGCCCCTAACCACAAACACTGGCACAGACAAGAGTGCCCACAGTCCCCCTGAAGACCCAGCAGCAGGGGACAGCCACAGCCCAGGGGCCGCAGCAGCAGCCCTCACAGAgcgagggggcagggggcgggcacATGACAAACAGGGACCAAGTCATGGGTGCAAACATGCTGCAGAGAAACTTTCAAACACACATCACCAAGAGAAGACACGATAGGACAAGGTGGGATGCTGACTCACTGCGTGGAGGAAGAACAGGACGCAACAGGCAACACGCCAAAACTCGGCAGGGGCCCCAAACGGGATGCAGTGAGGGCTGTGAGGATCCTCCCCCGACCATCACGGACCCTGTCCTGGCCCACAGACCTCCCCAGCAAAAACCTATGGGAGGCCGCCTGCTGCTCCCATGGCCTGCCCGGCTAGAGGCCTCCCTCTAGGCATGCCACAGGGCCCAGGCACTCACTCTCCTCGTCGACTTTCAGCTCCTCCCCATTCTTTATCTTCTCCGCAATTTCTCGTTCATTGTGGCCTTTGCTCACCAAAAACTTCACCTTATACTCGTCCCATGACACATGCCCTAGAAGATAAGACCGATCCAAAATGGACAGTTTTGGGAAGAGGTATGTGATTGTTTGCAGACATCTGCCAGTatccccaggctgcaggcaagTACAGAAGCACTGAAGTGGCCACAGCACACCCCAAAGCCAGGCCCATGCCCCACACCCCCATCCTCGCCTGCAGGGGATGCATGAGCCAGGGGTCTGTCTTGGGGCCAGCACAATCGAACACTACGGCCTCACCTCCTCTGCCCCTACACACTGCCCTCCCCTGGCAGCCTCCAGCCCGTGGAGTCAGGGTGAGGTCACCATACCATCGCCATCGGGGTCCACAGCGTGGAAGTGCACCTTGCTCTCCTCGATGGCCTCCTGGAAGTGCTCTGCAGTTTTCTCCATGATCCAGTGCTGCATCTCCTTGGCGCTTATCTTCCGGTCAGTATTCACATCAACCCTGTGGCCAGACAAGCAACATCAGACGAGGTCTCCAGAACCCGGGACCAAAGGATGGCCAGCGGGACTCCACTGCCATGAACAGGGACACATTCTACCCAACAGTGACGCCAGAAGTGTCAGGGGACActgggggtggcagggaagaCTGGTGGTCTACTCTGTAGCAGCAGATCAGCATCACTTCCCCAGTAGTCTGGGGGCCACCGGGGGAGGACAGACTCGGCCCTTGCTCAAGACAGGTGGCATTGCCAACCCAAATCTACACACCCAGACACATGGGACCAGAGCTATGAAGCCAGAGCAGAGTCATGTTCCATACGTGGGTACAGATGGCTAAATGGAGAAGCAAATACAGATGCAAGTGTGCATatacgtgtgtgcatgcatcAGCACACACTCAGTGTATGAACTGGCTcatacacacgtgtgcacactagtatgtgtgtgcacgtgttaACACACCTATGTTCACACACATCATCTAGCCCTGCCCACCAGGAGGGCCCCAGGAAGCGAACCCAGCAGTAATGCACAGAACCAGTGCCCAGATCTGGGCAATAAAAGAAGCCAGGGCTCCCTGGAGAGTTGCCCCTGGAGCACCTGGTAGTGCCAGCAAGTAAGGAAGtgccccaaaacaaacaaatggaaggcCTCCCCACCTCCAAGTGGGAATGATGCGAGTGGCAGACCAGCGCAGTACTGGATCCTACCCAAAGTGTACAAGAAATGTCCAGGAGTCCCGGCTGACAGAAGGAAACGAGTGATAAGTCAACGTACGGGGAGACAGAAATGCTCCCCACAGAAATCCAAGTCATACGGTGGCTCCCCTCCCCATCCCGCTGGAGGGCAACTGTCTCACTGAGTGGCTCCCAAAGAAGAcgggagggacagggagacacTTGACAGACaccacctggaccaggtgaccaGGCCAACGTGTCCTGAACTATCCTACAGATGCCAACTACCCACTAACGGGATTTGACAAGAGGGCCACCTCACCTCTGGGGTGTTCTTTCCCAAACCCCAACCCCACTCTCAGCACCAGAAAGCACAGCAAATAAACCCCAAATGAGGGACCCCACACCTGTGCAGTCCTCcccaaaactgtcaaggtcatgaaagagtaagagagagacaCCACCACATCCCAGAGGGGACAGAGGACCCGTGACACTCAGCGTCCCTGTCCCCTGAATGGACAGGGATGATGGGGAAGAGTGGAACATGAAGGCTGGAGTGTGGGCAACAGGAATAGCCCTGCTgattcttagttttgacaaatgcactgTGGTTACCTAAAGGTCAGTATAAGGGAGAACTGGCTGTCTTTgccacttttctgtaaatctaataTTATTCCAAGATAAaagtcttatttaagaaatattgtggtggggtgcctgagtggatCAGTCAATTAAGCACTCGATTcctgatttcggcttaggtcatgatttcagggtcgtgggatcgagcgccatgtcaggctctgtgctcagtggggagattctctcccccacttcccctcATCACCCCCAAATGCATATGTGCAGGtgtctgtgttctctctttttctaataaataattttttttttaatgttgtgacaggggacccctggatggctcagcggtttggcacctgccttcaacccagggtgtggccccggagacccgggatcgagtcccgcgtcaggctccctgcatggagcctgcttctccctctgcctgtgtctctgcctctctctctctctctgtgtctccaatgaatgaatgaatgaatgaatgaatgaataaatgttgtAACAGGATTACATTCATCAAAACCAGGTCCTTGAGACCACGTATAACTCGGGCAGAGGGCCAGTGAGGCAGCAGCTGACAAAAAGCCAGACGCCACAGTCTTGGGCCATGCAGCCTCTTGAAGCAGGAGTGGCCATAGATGGAAGTCAGTGTGGAAACCACAGTGGCAAGTGGTGGTGAGTAGAGTGAGG contains the following coding sequences:
- the SDF4 gene encoding 45 kDa calcium-binding protein, translated to MAFRQAPLCGLAPHCLWLLGVILLMDVSARPANHSSARERAGTKDEPEILPPDHLNGVKLEMDGHLNKDFHQEVFLGKDMDGFEEDAEPRRSRRKLMVIFSKVDVNTDRKISAKEMQHWIMEKTAEHFQEAIEESKVHFHAVDPDGDGHVSWDEYKVKFLVSKGHNEREIAEKIKNGEELKVDEETQEVLENLKDRWYQADNPPSDLLLTEDEFLSFLHPEHSRGMLKFMVKEIVRDLDQDGDKQLSLPEFISLPVGTVENQQGQDIDDSWVRDRKKEFEELIDANHDGIVTMAELEDYMDPMNEYNALNEAKQMIAIADENQNHHLEPEEVLKYSEFFTGSKLMDYARNVHEEF